A window of the Lolium perenne isolate Kyuss_39 chromosome 7, Kyuss_2.0, whole genome shotgun sequence genome harbors these coding sequences:
- the LOC127314521 gene encoding serine carboxypeptidase-like 18 isoform X3, which produces MATAPPRRSLVLLLLLLRSFFAAATPSITTKAVPRLPGFSGPLPFSLETGYVELDDGVRLFYYFIQSERDPEEDPVLLWLTGGPGCSALSGLVYEMGPFYFDFEGYTGSGLPTLLYKPTSWTQVSSVIFVDSPAGTGFSYDTTGNRTIPSDTIAIQQLHTFLQTWFDEHPKFLPNPFYVAGDSYSGIIIPPLAMKVAKGIEYGDEPLINLKGVIAGNPLTDATTDINARVPYLHAGDIVELKSPNPQAAHDGCRGEYLRPSNANCADSLQAIQDCIRDLNDVHILEARCPEYPSLAIQKQQALQDHSRKRLLESAVWSICRNATYFLSEVWTNDEVVRESLGIHKGTVPSWLRCDFDIPYTMEIASAVDDHLALITKGYRAMIYRFTRTYSNNLTFATVKGAGHTAPEYMPKECLAMIDRWLSGEPL; this is translated from the exons ATGGCGACAGCGCCGCCGCGCCGGTCGCTGGTTCTGCTGCTTCTGCTCCTCCGctccttcttcgccgccgccacgccgtcgATCACCACGAAGGCCGTGCCGCGGCTGCCGGGTTTCAGCGGACCCCTGCCCTTCTCCCTCGAAACAGG GTACGTGGAGCTGGACGACGGCGTCCGCCTCTTCTACTACTTCATCCAGTCGGAGCGCGACCCGGAGGAGGACCCCGTCCTGCTCTGGCTCACCGGCGGCCCCGGATGCTCCGCCCTCTCCGGCCTCGTCTACGAGATGGGCCCCTTCTACTTCGACTTCGAGGGGTACACGGGGAGTGGCCTGCCTACTCTGCTCTACAAACCAACATCTTGGACACAG GTTAGCAGTGTCATCTTCGTGGATTCTCCGGCAGGGACAGGCTTCTCGTATGACACCACGGGCAACAGGACCATACCAAGTGACACCATTGCTATTCAACAGCTGCACACCTTTCTCCAAACG TGGTTTGATGAACACCCAAAGTTTTTGCCGAATCCATTCTACGTTGCGGGTGATTCGTATAGCGGCATAATCATACCTCCTCTTGCTATGAAAGTTGCTAAAG GGATAGAATACGGTGACGAGCCACTCATCAATCTCAAG GGTGTAATTGCTGGCAATCCATTGACTGATGCAACGACAGACATCAACGCTCGAGTTCCGTATCTTCACG CAGGAGATATAGTTGAACTTAAATCCCCTAATCCGCAGGCTGCTCATGATGGCTGTAGAGGGGAATACCTTAGGCCATCGAACGCTAATTGTGCCGATTCCCTCCAAGCCATCCAAGAC tgtataAGGGATTTAAATGATGTACACATCTTGGAGGCACGTTGTCCAGAATATCCAAGCCTCGCCATTCAGAAGCAGCAGGCGTTGCAGGATCATAGTAGGAAAAGGCTATTAGAGTCCGCAGTTTGGTCTATCTGCAGG AATGCCACGTACTTCCTATCCGAGGTATGGACAAATGACGAAGTTGTAAGGGAAAGTTTAGGTATTCACAAG GGAACAGTTCCATCATGGCTACGATGTGATTTCGATATACCTTACACAATGGAAATTGCCAGTGCAGTGGATGATCATTTAGCATTGATTACTAAAGGATACCGGGCCATGATCTACAG GTTCACAAGAACTTACTCCAACAATCTGACATTTGCAACTGTAAAG
- the LOC127314521 gene encoding serine carboxypeptidase-like 17 isoform X1, which translates to MATAPPRRSLVLLLLLLRSFFAAATPSITTKAVPRLPGFSGPLPFSLETGYVELDDGVRLFYYFIQSERDPEEDPVLLWLTGGPGCSALSGLVYEMGPFYFDFEGYTGSGLPTLLYKPTSWTQVSSVIFVDSPAGTGFSYDTTGNRTIPSDTIAIQQLHTFLQTWFDEHPKFLPNPFYVAGDSYSGIIIPPLAMKVAKGIEYGDEPLINLKGVIAGNPLTDATTDINARVPYLHAGDIVELKSPNPQAAHDGCRGEYLRPSNANCADSLQAIQDCIRDLNDVHILEARCPEYPSLAIQKQQALQDHSRKRLLESAVWSICRNATYFLSEVWTNDEVVRESLGIHKGTVPSWLRCDFDIPYTMEIASAVDDHLALITKGYRAMIYSGDHDSKISHVGTQAWIRKLSLPITDNWRPWYVEGQVVGFTRTYSNNLTFATVKGAGHTAPEYMPKECLAMIDRWLSGEPL; encoded by the exons ATGGCGACAGCGCCGCCGCGCCGGTCGCTGGTTCTGCTGCTTCTGCTCCTCCGctccttcttcgccgccgccacgccgtcgATCACCACGAAGGCCGTGCCGCGGCTGCCGGGTTTCAGCGGACCCCTGCCCTTCTCCCTCGAAACAGG GTACGTGGAGCTGGACGACGGCGTCCGCCTCTTCTACTACTTCATCCAGTCGGAGCGCGACCCGGAGGAGGACCCCGTCCTGCTCTGGCTCACCGGCGGCCCCGGATGCTCCGCCCTCTCCGGCCTCGTCTACGAGATGGGCCCCTTCTACTTCGACTTCGAGGGGTACACGGGGAGTGGCCTGCCTACTCTGCTCTACAAACCAACATCTTGGACACAG GTTAGCAGTGTCATCTTCGTGGATTCTCCGGCAGGGACAGGCTTCTCGTATGACACCACGGGCAACAGGACCATACCAAGTGACACCATTGCTATTCAACAGCTGCACACCTTTCTCCAAACG TGGTTTGATGAACACCCAAAGTTTTTGCCGAATCCATTCTACGTTGCGGGTGATTCGTATAGCGGCATAATCATACCTCCTCTTGCTATGAAAGTTGCTAAAG GGATAGAATACGGTGACGAGCCACTCATCAATCTCAAG GGTGTAATTGCTGGCAATCCATTGACTGATGCAACGACAGACATCAACGCTCGAGTTCCGTATCTTCACG CAGGAGATATAGTTGAACTTAAATCCCCTAATCCGCAGGCTGCTCATGATGGCTGTAGAGGGGAATACCTTAGGCCATCGAACGCTAATTGTGCCGATTCCCTCCAAGCCATCCAAGAC tgtataAGGGATTTAAATGATGTACACATCTTGGAGGCACGTTGTCCAGAATATCCAAGCCTCGCCATTCAGAAGCAGCAGGCGTTGCAGGATCATAGTAGGAAAAGGCTATTAGAGTCCGCAGTTTGGTCTATCTGCAGG AATGCCACGTACTTCCTATCCGAGGTATGGACAAATGACGAAGTTGTAAGGGAAAGTTTAGGTATTCACAAG GGAACAGTTCCATCATGGCTACGATGTGATTTCGATATACCTTACACAATGGAAATTGCCAGTGCAGTGGATGATCATTTAGCATTGATTACTAAAGGATACCGGGCCATGATCTACAG TGGCGATCATGATAGTAAAATATCTCATGTTGGCACCCAAGCATGGATCAGAAAACTTAGCCTTCCCATCACAGATAATTGGCGACCATGGTATGTGGAAGGCCAAGTTGTAGG GTTCACAAGAACTTACTCCAACAATCTGACATTTGCAACTGTAAAG
- the LOC127314521 gene encoding serine carboxypeptidase-like 1 isoform X2 — protein sequence MATAPPRRSLVLLLLLLRSFFAAATPSITTKAVPRLPGFSGPLPFSLETGYVELDDGVRLFYYFIQSERDPEEDPVLLWLTGGPGCSALSGLVYEMGPFYFDFEGYTGSGLPTLLYKPTSWTQVSSVIFVDSPAGTGFSYDTTGNRTIPSDTIAIQQLHTFLQTWFDEHPKFLPNPFYVAGDSYSGIIIPPLAMKVAKGIEYGDEPLINLKGVIAGNPLTDATTDINARVPYLHGMGIIPDELYEAAHDGCRGEYLRPSNANCADSLQAIQDCIRDLNDVHILEARCPEYPSLAIQKQQALQDHSRKRLLESAVWSICRNATYFLSEVWTNDEVVRESLGIHKGTVPSWLRCDFDIPYTMEIASAVDDHLALITKGYRAMIYSGDHDSKISHVGTQAWIRKLSLPITDNWRPWYVEGQVVGFTRTYSNNLTFATVKGAGHTAPEYMPKECLAMIDRWLSGEPL from the exons ATGGCGACAGCGCCGCCGCGCCGGTCGCTGGTTCTGCTGCTTCTGCTCCTCCGctccttcttcgccgccgccacgccgtcgATCACCACGAAGGCCGTGCCGCGGCTGCCGGGTTTCAGCGGACCCCTGCCCTTCTCCCTCGAAACAGG GTACGTGGAGCTGGACGACGGCGTCCGCCTCTTCTACTACTTCATCCAGTCGGAGCGCGACCCGGAGGAGGACCCCGTCCTGCTCTGGCTCACCGGCGGCCCCGGATGCTCCGCCCTCTCCGGCCTCGTCTACGAGATGGGCCCCTTCTACTTCGACTTCGAGGGGTACACGGGGAGTGGCCTGCCTACTCTGCTCTACAAACCAACATCTTGGACACAG GTTAGCAGTGTCATCTTCGTGGATTCTCCGGCAGGGACAGGCTTCTCGTATGACACCACGGGCAACAGGACCATACCAAGTGACACCATTGCTATTCAACAGCTGCACACCTTTCTCCAAACG TGGTTTGATGAACACCCAAAGTTTTTGCCGAATCCATTCTACGTTGCGGGTGATTCGTATAGCGGCATAATCATACCTCCTCTTGCTATGAAAGTTGCTAAAG GGATAGAATACGGTGACGAGCCACTCATCAATCTCAAG GGTGTAATTGCTGGCAATCCATTGACTGATGCAACGACAGACATCAACGCTCGAGTTCCGTATCTTCACGGTATGGGAATTATACCAGATGAACTCTACGAG GCTGCTCATGATGGCTGTAGAGGGGAATACCTTAGGCCATCGAACGCTAATTGTGCCGATTCCCTCCAAGCCATCCAAGAC tgtataAGGGATTTAAATGATGTACACATCTTGGAGGCACGTTGTCCAGAATATCCAAGCCTCGCCATTCAGAAGCAGCAGGCGTTGCAGGATCATAGTAGGAAAAGGCTATTAGAGTCCGCAGTTTGGTCTATCTGCAGG AATGCCACGTACTTCCTATCCGAGGTATGGACAAATGACGAAGTTGTAAGGGAAAGTTTAGGTATTCACAAG GGAACAGTTCCATCATGGCTACGATGTGATTTCGATATACCTTACACAATGGAAATTGCCAGTGCAGTGGATGATCATTTAGCATTGATTACTAAAGGATACCGGGCCATGATCTACAG TGGCGATCATGATAGTAAAATATCTCATGTTGGCACCCAAGCATGGATCAGAAAACTTAGCCTTCCCATCACAGATAATTGGCGACCATGGTATGTGGAAGGCCAAGTTGTAGG GTTCACAAGAACTTACTCCAACAATCTGACATTTGCAACTGTAAAG
- the LOC127314521 gene encoding serine carboxypeptidase-like 18 isoform X4, whose product MATAPPRRSLVLLLLLLRSFFAAATPSITTKAVPRLPGFSGPLPFSLETGYVELDDGVRLFYYFIQSERDPEEDPVLLWLTGGPGCSALSGLVYEMGPFYFDFEGYTGSGLPTLLYKPTSWTQVSSVIFVDSPAGTGFSYDTTGNRTIPSDTIAIQQLHTFLQTWFDEHPKFLPNPFYVAGDSYSGIIIPPLAMKVAKGIEYGDEPLINLKGVIAGNPLTDATTDINARVPYLHAGDIVELKSPNPQAAHDGCRGEYLRPSNANCADSLQAIQDCIRDLNDVHILEARCPEYPSLAIQKQQALQDHSRKRLLESAVWSICRNATYFLSEVWTNDEVVRESLGIHKGTVPSWLRCDFDIPYTMEIASAVDDHLALITKGYRAMIYSQYLYGHV is encoded by the exons ATGGCGACAGCGCCGCCGCGCCGGTCGCTGGTTCTGCTGCTTCTGCTCCTCCGctccttcttcgccgccgccacgccgtcgATCACCACGAAGGCCGTGCCGCGGCTGCCGGGTTTCAGCGGACCCCTGCCCTTCTCCCTCGAAACAGG GTACGTGGAGCTGGACGACGGCGTCCGCCTCTTCTACTACTTCATCCAGTCGGAGCGCGACCCGGAGGAGGACCCCGTCCTGCTCTGGCTCACCGGCGGCCCCGGATGCTCCGCCCTCTCCGGCCTCGTCTACGAGATGGGCCCCTTCTACTTCGACTTCGAGGGGTACACGGGGAGTGGCCTGCCTACTCTGCTCTACAAACCAACATCTTGGACACAG GTTAGCAGTGTCATCTTCGTGGATTCTCCGGCAGGGACAGGCTTCTCGTATGACACCACGGGCAACAGGACCATACCAAGTGACACCATTGCTATTCAACAGCTGCACACCTTTCTCCAAACG TGGTTTGATGAACACCCAAAGTTTTTGCCGAATCCATTCTACGTTGCGGGTGATTCGTATAGCGGCATAATCATACCTCCTCTTGCTATGAAAGTTGCTAAAG GGATAGAATACGGTGACGAGCCACTCATCAATCTCAAG GGTGTAATTGCTGGCAATCCATTGACTGATGCAACGACAGACATCAACGCTCGAGTTCCGTATCTTCACG CAGGAGATATAGTTGAACTTAAATCCCCTAATCCGCAGGCTGCTCATGATGGCTGTAGAGGGGAATACCTTAGGCCATCGAACGCTAATTGTGCCGATTCCCTCCAAGCCATCCAAGAC tgtataAGGGATTTAAATGATGTACACATCTTGGAGGCACGTTGTCCAGAATATCCAAGCCTCGCCATTCAGAAGCAGCAGGCGTTGCAGGATCATAGTAGGAAAAGGCTATTAGAGTCCGCAGTTTGGTCTATCTGCAGG AATGCCACGTACTTCCTATCCGAGGTATGGACAAATGACGAAGTTGTAAGGGAAAGTTTAGGTATTCACAAG GGAACAGTTCCATCATGGCTACGATGTGATTTCGATATACCTTACACAATGGAAATTGCCAGTGCAGTGGATGATCATTTAGCATTGATTACTAAAGGATACCGGGCCATGATCTACAG TCAATATTTGTACGGTCATGTGTGA
- the LOC127314521 gene encoding serine carboxypeptidase-like 19 isoform X5, translating to MATAPPRRSLVLLLLLLRSFFAAATPSITTKAVPRLPGFSGPLPFSLETGYVELDDGVRLFYYFIQSERDPEEDPVLLWLTGGPGCSALSGLVYEMGPFYFDFEGYTGSGLPTLLYKPTSWTQVSSVIFVDSPAGTGFSYDTTGNRTIPSDTIAIQQLHTFLQTWFDEHPKFLPNPFYVAGDSYSGIIIPPLAMKVAKGIEYGDEPLINLKGVIAGNPLTDATTDINARVPYLHAGDIVELKSPNPQAAHDGCRGEYLRPSNANCADSLQAIQDCIRDLNDVHILEARCPEYPSLAIQKQQALQDHSRKRLLESAVWSICRNATYFLSEVWTNDEVVRESLGIHKVREQFHHGYDVISIYLTQWKLPVQWMII from the exons ATGGCGACAGCGCCGCCGCGCCGGTCGCTGGTTCTGCTGCTTCTGCTCCTCCGctccttcttcgccgccgccacgccgtcgATCACCACGAAGGCCGTGCCGCGGCTGCCGGGTTTCAGCGGACCCCTGCCCTTCTCCCTCGAAACAGG GTACGTGGAGCTGGACGACGGCGTCCGCCTCTTCTACTACTTCATCCAGTCGGAGCGCGACCCGGAGGAGGACCCCGTCCTGCTCTGGCTCACCGGCGGCCCCGGATGCTCCGCCCTCTCCGGCCTCGTCTACGAGATGGGCCCCTTCTACTTCGACTTCGAGGGGTACACGGGGAGTGGCCTGCCTACTCTGCTCTACAAACCAACATCTTGGACACAG GTTAGCAGTGTCATCTTCGTGGATTCTCCGGCAGGGACAGGCTTCTCGTATGACACCACGGGCAACAGGACCATACCAAGTGACACCATTGCTATTCAACAGCTGCACACCTTTCTCCAAACG TGGTTTGATGAACACCCAAAGTTTTTGCCGAATCCATTCTACGTTGCGGGTGATTCGTATAGCGGCATAATCATACCTCCTCTTGCTATGAAAGTTGCTAAAG GGATAGAATACGGTGACGAGCCACTCATCAATCTCAAG GGTGTAATTGCTGGCAATCCATTGACTGATGCAACGACAGACATCAACGCTCGAGTTCCGTATCTTCACG CAGGAGATATAGTTGAACTTAAATCCCCTAATCCGCAGGCTGCTCATGATGGCTGTAGAGGGGAATACCTTAGGCCATCGAACGCTAATTGTGCCGATTCCCTCCAAGCCATCCAAGAC tgtataAGGGATTTAAATGATGTACACATCTTGGAGGCACGTTGTCCAGAATATCCAAGCCTCGCCATTCAGAAGCAGCAGGCGTTGCAGGATCATAGTAGGAAAAGGCTATTAGAGTCCGCAGTTTGGTCTATCTGCAGG AATGCCACGTACTTCCTATCCGAGGTATGGACAAATGACGAAGTTGTAAGGGAAAGTTTAGGTATTCACAAGGTAAG GGAACAGTTCCATCATGGCTACGATGTGATTTCGATATACCTTACACAATGGAAATTGCCAGTGCAGTGGATGATCATTTAG